A single genomic interval of Myxocyprinus asiaticus isolate MX2 ecotype Aquarium Trade chromosome 19, UBuf_Myxa_2, whole genome shotgun sequence harbors:
- the LOC127409861 gene encoding thrombospondin-1-like: MKSTAIFLLLMLWNCESARVAESRDDNSVFDLFELVQLPRKNQAVTLVKGDDPYSPAYKILNPDLIPPVPESAFRDLIDSIHAERGFLLLVNFKQFKRTRGSLLTVEKNDGSGPIFEIVSNGKANTLDIVFSTENKQQVVSIEEADLAVGHWKNITLFVQEDRVQFYVGCEEVNSAELDAAIQTILTQDTPGVASLRIGKGAVKDRFMGVLQNVRFVFGTTLDAILRNKGCQNSIMTDVITLDNPINGSRPAIRTDYTGHKTKDLQMICGFSCEDLASMFKELKGLGVVVQELSNELRKVTDEKNMLMNRMGIHAGVCLHNGIVHKNKEEWTVDDCTECTCQNSATVCRKISCPLIPCANATVPDGECCPRCGTPSDSAEDGWSPWSEWTHCSVSCGRGIQQRGRSCDRINNNCEGTSVQTRDCYLQECDKRFKQDGSWSHWSPWSSCSVTCGAGVITRIRLCNSPTPQMEGKDCQGEGRQTERCEKSPCPINGGWGPWSPWDTCSTTCGGGFQSRKRLCNSPVPKYGGKDCVGDTKVTQVCNKQVCPIDGCLSNPCFNGAQCTSFPDGSWKCGKCPTGYTGNGIECKDINECKEVPDACFEFNGVHRCENTVPGYNCLPCPPRYTGPQPFGRGVEDAAAKKQVCTPRNPCIDGSHDCNKNARCNYLGHFADPMFRCECKPGFAGNGHICGEDTDLDGWPNADLVCVENATYHCKKDNCPNLPNSGQEDYDKDGIGDACDNDDDDDGIPDDRDNCPLIFNPRQYDYDRDEVGDRCDNCPYNSNPDQTDTDNNGEGDACAVDIDGDGILNEKDNCPYLYNVDQKDTDLDGVGDQCDNCPLEHNPDQLDSDSDRVGDKCDSNQDIDEDGHQNNLDNCPYIANANQADHDKDGKGDACDYDDDNDGIPDDKDNCRLAFNPDQLDSDGDGRGDACKDDFDQDNVPDIYDVCPENFDISETDFRKFQMVPLDPKGTSQIDPNWVVRHQGKELVQTVNCDPGIAVGFDEFNSVDFSGTFFINTERDDDYAGFVFGYQSSSRFYVVMWKQITQTYWSSTPTKAQGYSGLSIKVVNSTTGPGEHLRNALWHTGDTPGQVRSLWHDPKNVGWKDFTAYRWHLTHRPRTGHIRVVMYEGKKIMADSGRIYDKTYAGGRLGLFVFSQEMVYFSDLKYECRDA, from the exons ATGAAGTCAACGGCTATCTTTTTGCTACTGATGCTTTGGAACTGCGAGAGCGCGAGAGTCGCAG AAAGTCGAGACGACAACAGTGTGTTTGACCTGTTCGAGCTCGTCCAACTGCCAAGGAAAAACCAAGCGGTCACCCTGGTAAAAGGCGACGACCCCTACAGTCCCGCTTACAAGATCCTGAACCCCGACCTAATCCCCCCGGTTCCCGAGAGCGCCTTCAGGGACCTAATCGATTCCATTCACGCGGAGAGGGGATTTCTACTGCTGGTCAATTTCAAGCAGTTCAAGCGGACCAGGGGAAGCCTTTTGACCGTGGAAAAGAATGACGGTTCCGGACCCATTTTCGAAATCGTTTCCAATGGAAAGGCAAACACTCTGGACATTGTTTTTTCCACCGAAAACAAGCAACAGGTTGTGTCCATCGAGGAAGCGGATTTGGCAGTGGGACATTGGAAGAACATCACTCTTTTCGTGCAGGAGGACAGGGTTCAGTTCTATGTGGGATGTGAGGAGGTGAATTCAGCGGAGCTTGATGCTGCTATCCAGACTATTCTCACTCAGGACACCCCAGGTGTGGCGAGCTTGAGGATCGGCAAGGGTGCAGTGAAGGACAGGTTCATG GGAGTGCTGCAAAACGTGCGCTTTGTTTTCGGAACGACACTGGATGCAATTCTGAGGAATAAAGGATGCCAAAACT CAATTATGACAGATGTCATCACCCTTGACAATCCTATAAATGGATCCAGACCGGCAATTAGGACTGATTACACTGGCCACAAAACAAAAG ATTTGCAGATGATTTGTGGCTTTTCATGTGAGGACCTGGCTAGCATGTTCAAGGAGCTCAAAGGTCTTGGTGTGGTGGTGCAAGAGTTGTCCAATGAACTCCGCAAAGTG ACGGATGAGAAAAACATGCTCATGAATCGCATGGGCATTCATGCTGGCGTCTGTCTTCACAATGGAATTGTGCACAAAAATAAGGAGGAATGGACAGTGGACGATTGCACAGAGTGCACTTGCCAG AACTCTGCGACTGTATGCCGCAAGATTTCGTGTCCCCTAATCCCATGTGCAAATGCCACAGTGCCTGATGGGGAGTGCTGTCCTCGTTGTGGAACCC CAAGTGACTCTGCTGAGGACGGCTGGTCCCCCTGGTCTGAATGGACACATTGTTCTGTGTCCTGTGGAAGGGGCATTCAGCAGCGCGGCCGCTCCTGCGACCGCATCAATAACAACTGCGAGGGCACGTCTGTGCAGACAAGAGACTGCTACCTCCAGGAGTGTGACAAGCGCT TTAAGCAAGATGGCAGCTGGAGTCATTGGTCACCCTGGTCGTCCTGCTCAGTTACCTGCGGTGCTGGAGTTATCACCCGCATTCGTCTCTGCAACTCACCAACACCGCAGATGGAGGGCAAAGATTGCCAAGGTGAAGGCAGGCAGACTGAGAGGTGTGAGAAGTCGCCATGTCCAA TCAATGGTGGATGGGGACCATGGTCACCTTGGGATACTTGCTCTACTACCTGTGGTGGTGGTTTCCAAAGCCGTAAGCGTCTTTGCAATAGTCCAGTACCCAAGTATGGCGGTAAAGACTGTGTCGGAGACACAAAGGTCACCCAGGTTTGCAACAAGCAAGTCTGTCCAATTG atggATGTCTTTCGAATCCATGCTTTAATGGAGCCCAGTGCACTAGTTTCCCAGATGGCTCCTGGAAATGTGGAAAATGCCCCACAGGTTACACTGGCAATGGAATTGAGTGCAAAGACATTAATGAG TGTAAGGAGGTCCCTGATGCTTGCTTTGAATTTAATGGAGTCCACAGATGTGAGAACACAGTACCTGGCTACAACTGTCTGCCATGCCCCCCTCGCTACACTGGCCCACAGCCGTTTGGTCGAGGAGTGGAGGATGCTGCTGCCAAGAAACAG GTGTGCACACCCCGTAATCCTTGCATCGATGGAAGCCATGACTGCAATAAGAATGCTCGCTGCAACTACCTGGGCCATTTCGCAGACCCCATGTTCCGCTGTGAGTGCAAGCCTGGCTTTGCGGGAAATGGACATATCTGTGGAGAGGACACCGATCTTGATGGCTGGCCTAATGCTGATCTTGTATGTGTCGAGAATGCAACCTATCACTGCAAGAAG GACAACTGTCCCAACCTTCCAAACTCTGGGCAAGAGGACTATGATAAGGATGGAATTGGCGATGCTTGTGAtaatgatgacgatgatgatggcATTCCTGATGACAGG GACAACTGCCCACTCATCTTCAACCCAAGGCAGTACGACTACGATCGTGATGAGGTGGGAGACCGCTGTGATAACTGTCCATACAACAGCAATCCAGACCAGACTGACACTGACAACAATGGTGAAGGCGATGCCTGTGCTGTGGATATTGATGGAGATG GTATTTTAAATGAGAAGGACAACTGCCCATATCTGTACAATGTAGACCAGAAAGACACTGATCTAGATGGAGTTGGTGACCAGTGTGACAACTGCCCTCTGGAGCACAACCCAGACCAG CTTGACTCTGACTCTGACCGTGTTGGAGACAAATGTGATAGCAACCAGGACATTGATGAGGATGGTCACCAAAACAACCTAGACAACTGTCCATACATTGCCAATGCAAACCAGGCTGATCATGACAAGGATGGTAAAGGGGATGCCTGTGactatgatgatgataatgatggcaTTCCTGATGATAAGGACAACTGCAGACTGGCTTTCAATCCAGATCAACTGGATTCTGATG GTGATGGACGAGGTGATGCTTGTAAAGATGACTTTGACCAGGATAATGTCCCAGATATCTATGATGTCTGCCCAGAGAACTTTGACATCAGTGAGACTGACTTCCGCAAATTCCAGATGGTTCCTCTGGATCCCAAGGGCACCTCTCAGATTGACCCCAATTGGGTGGTTCGTCACCAAGGCAAAGAACTTGTTCAGACTGTCAACTGCGATCCTGGCATTGCTGTTG GTTTTGATGAGTTCAATTCAGTTGACTTCAGTGGAACTTTCTTCATCAacacggagagagatgatgacTATGCCGGCTTCGTTTTTGGATACCAGTCCAGCTCTCGCTTCTACGTGGTGATGTGGAAGCAGATCACACAGACTTACTGGTCCAGCACACCAACGAAGGCGCAGGGTTACTCAGGGTTGTCAATCAAAGTGGTTAATTCCACCACTGGGCCAGGCGAGCATTTGAGGAATGCCCTCTGGCACACCGGAGACACTCCAGGACAG GTGCGCAGTCTGTGGCATGACCCAAAGAATGTCGGATGGAAGGACTTCACTGCTTACAGATGGCACCTGACTCACAGACCAAGAACTGGACACATAAG AGTGGTGATGTATGAAGGCAAAAAGATCATGGCAGATTCTGGtagaatttatgacaaaacatATGCAGGTGGAAGACTGGGTCTCTTTGTTTTCTCACAAGAGATGGTATACTTCTCAGACCTCAAATACGAATGTAGAG ATGCGTAA